A window of the Acidimicrobiales bacterium genome harbors these coding sequences:
- a CDS encoding DUF4386 domain-containing protein yields the protein MTITIDHRTTSAVPTTPVHAVGAGSAGELDATVTDRRRAAIVAGVGYVALFVLGIFANFVVREGLVVADDPTATATNITESLGLFRIGLFSFLAVFLIDVVVAWALYVLFRSQHRDLSLVSAWFRIVYTVFMGVAAVFFFQALNLYESPYLAEAMSEAQRNAQALAGLELFNSAWLIGLAAFGVHLVVMGALVTRSTEAPRVLGYLMMLAGLAYVIDTSANTLLADYDTYAGAFLAMVAIPSVIAEGWFGLWLLTKAGKPAVR from the coding sequence ATGACCATCACCATCGATCACCGCACCACATCCGCCGTCCCCACCACCCCGGTTCACGCCGTCGGTGCAGGCTCGGCCGGCGAACTCGACGCCACGGTCACCGATCGTCGCCGGGCAGCGATCGTTGCCGGGGTCGGCTACGTCGCCCTCTTCGTTCTCGGCATCTTCGCCAACTTCGTCGTGCGAGAGGGGCTCGTGGTGGCCGATGATCCAACGGCCACGGCCACCAACATCACCGAGTCGCTCGGCCTCTTCCGGATCGGACTCTTCAGCTTTCTCGCCGTCTTCCTGATCGACGTCGTCGTCGCCTGGGCGCTCTACGTGCTCTTCCGCTCGCAGCATCGTGACCTGTCGCTCGTCTCGGCGTGGTTCCGCATCGTCTACACCGTCTTCATGGGTGTTGCCGCCGTGTTCTTCTTCCAGGCGCTCAACCTCTACGAATCGCCGTACCTCGCCGAGGCGATGAGCGAGGCCCAACGAAACGCGCAGGCGCTGGCTGGACTCGAGCTGTTCAACTCGGCCTGGCTCATCGGGCTGGCTGCCTTCGGCGTCCACCTGGTCGTCATGGGTGCACTCGTCACCCGGTCCACCGAGGCGCCACGGGTGCTCGGCTACCTGATGATGCTCGCCGGTCTGGCGTATGTCATCGACACCAGCGCCAACACCCTGCTCGCCGACTACGACACCTACGCCGGGGCCTTCCTGGCCATGGTCGCCATCCCATCGGTGATTGCCGAGGGTTGGTTCGGCCTCTGGCTCCTGACCAAGGCGGGCAAGCCTGCGGTTCGCTGA
- a CDS encoding quinone oxidoreductase has translation MYAIRFATTGGPEVLTFDELDDPTPKPGQVVVEMAAAGVNFIDTYHRSGLYSLPLPAGLGMEGAGVVTAVGEGVDHLVEGDRVAWAMAPNSYATMAAIPAAVAVKVPDGVDLDLAAAVMLQGLTAHYLITDTWPLAAGERCLIHAGAGGVGLLAIQMAKLKGAEVFTTVSTAEKAELATGAGADHVINYAEENFADAIEAIAGKRPLDVVYDGVGKTTFDDGLRLLRPRGLMATFGNASGPVDPISPLVLSNGSLFLTRPTLGSYTQTREELVGRTDELFGWMAEGKLDVRIGERIPLAEAAEAHRLLEGRQTTGKVLLIP, from the coding sequence ATGTATGCGATTCGCTTTGCCACGACCGGCGGACCCGAGGTCCTGACCTTCGACGAACTCGACGATCCGACGCCGAAGCCGGGCCAGGTCGTGGTCGAGATGGCCGCCGCCGGCGTGAACTTCATCGACACCTATCACCGATCCGGTCTCTATTCATTGCCGCTGCCAGCCGGACTCGGAATGGAGGGCGCTGGTGTGGTGACCGCCGTTGGGGAAGGCGTCGATCATCTGGTCGAAGGTGACCGGGTGGCGTGGGCGATGGCGCCGAACTCGTACGCCACGATGGCCGCCATTCCCGCCGCCGTCGCCGTGAAGGTCCCTGACGGGGTCGACCTCGACCTGGCCGCTGCCGTCATGCTCCAGGGCCTCACCGCGCACTACCTGATCACCGATACGTGGCCGCTCGCCGCCGGGGAGCGCTGCCTGATCCACGCCGGTGCCGGGGGCGTCGGCCTCCTGGCGATCCAGATGGCCAAGCTCAAAGGCGCCGAGGTCTTCACCACCGTCAGCACCGCCGAGAAGGCCGAGTTGGCGACGGGTGCCGGAGCCGATCACGTCATCAACTACGCCGAGGAGAACTTTGCCGATGCGATCGAGGCCATCGCCGGCAAGCGCCCGCTCGACGTCGTCTACGACGGGGTGGGCAAGACGACGTTCGACGACGGACTACGGCTGTTGCGACCTCGTGGTCTGATGGCCACGTTCGGCAACGCCTCGGGGCCGGTCGATCCGATCTCCCCACTGGTGCTGTCGAACGGATCGCTGTTCCTCACTCGGCCCACGCTCGGCAGCTACACCCAGACGCGCGAGGAACTCGTCGGGCGCACCGACGAGCTGTTCGGCTGGATGGCCGAGGGCAAGCTCGATGTGCGGATCGGCGAGCGGATCCCCCTTGCCGAAGCGGCCGAAGCGCATCGCCTGCTCGAGGGTCGTCAGACCACCGGGAAGGTGTTACTCATCCCCTGA
- a CDS encoding DEAD/DEAH box helicase, protein MGTERKYQFMDTTFADLGLPADLVDVLARQRIHHPFEIQAATIPDALAGRDVLGRAPTGSGKTLAFGLPLVARLEKARPRHPKALILSPTRELAEQIRAELEPLIRERGRTAAAIYGGVGFGEQQRALRAGVDLLVACPGRLIDLLNQGEVKLSEVNQVVIDEADRMADMGFLPPVRQLLDLTSTDRQTTLFSATLDRDVQVIIDAYQNDPVRHEFGPSEQTLDKRASHRFIKTQQNLKVALAADVITETGTTIVFCRTRHGVDRVARQLRNAGVKAGWIHGGRSQNQRDAALDAFTSGRVSALVATDVAARGIHVDDVAGVIHFDPPEDAKTYIHRSGRTARAGAGGVVVSFVNSDQYKSTKKMQKELGLPDHLEETPDITDPEDRPAPVRDETAAKPQSAKPAGQRRGGQGRRNGGGRNGGFGGGGRDGEGRGQRTEHARSSGDGNGNGRSNRTERTDDRPSRSGPRDARRAGTESGRPGRPNASGRPGTAKVNDGTKKKKGPKVSSRSGKPRPKNKRGGTGRRP, encoded by the coding sequence TTGGGCACCGAACGGAAGTACCAGTTCATGGACACCACCTTTGCCGACCTCGGCCTTCCGGCCGACTTGGTCGATGTTCTCGCACGCCAGCGCATCCATCACCCCTTCGAGATCCAGGCGGCCACCATCCCCGACGCCCTTGCCGGACGCGATGTCCTCGGCCGTGCGCCGACCGGATCGGGCAAGACCCTGGCCTTCGGTCTGCCGCTCGTCGCCCGCCTCGAGAAGGCTCGGCCTCGCCACCCCAAGGCGCTCATCCTGTCGCCGACTCGCGAGCTCGCCGAGCAGATCCGTGCCGAACTCGAGCCGCTGATTCGCGAACGTGGTCGCACTGCCGCCGCCATCTACGGCGGTGTCGGCTTCGGTGAACAGCAGCGAGCGCTGCGGGCCGGTGTCGACCTGCTCGTCGCCTGCCCCGGCCGTCTGATCGACCTGTTGAACCAGGGCGAGGTGAAGCTGAGCGAGGTCAACCAGGTGGTGATCGACGAGGCCGACCGCATGGCCGACATGGGGTTCCTCCCTCCGGTGCGCCAGCTCCTCGACCTCACGTCCACCGATCGCCAGACCACGCTGTTCTCCGCCACGCTCGACCGCGACGTCCAGGTCATCATCGACGCCTACCAGAACGATCCCGTCCGTCATGAGTTCGGGCCCTCGGAGCAGACGCTCGACAAGCGGGCCTCCCACCGATTCATCAAGACCCAGCAGAACCTCAAGGTTGCGCTGGCGGCCGACGTCATCACCGAGACCGGCACGACCATCGTGTTCTGCCGGACCCGCCACGGCGTGGACCGGGTCGCCCGTCAGCTTCGCAACGCCGGCGTCAAAGCCGGTTGGATCCACGGCGGCCGTTCACAGAACCAACGTGACGCCGCCCTCGACGCGTTCACCTCCGGTCGGGTGTCGGCGTTGGTGGCCACCGACGTGGCGGCCCGCGGTATCCACGTCGATGACGTCGCCGGGGTCATCCACTTCGATCCACCGGAAGACGCCAAGACGTACATCCACCGGTCGGGTCGAACGGCCAGGGCCGGCGCCGGCGGGGTGGTCGTGTCGTTCGTGAACTCCGACCAGTACAAGTCCACCAAGAAGATGCAGAAGGAACTCGGGCTGCCCGACCACCTCGAGGAGACACCCGACATCACCGACCCCGAGGATCGCCCGGCACCGGTGCGTGACGAAACGGCGGCGAAGCCGCAGAGCGCCAAGCCTGCCGGTCAACGGCGCGGCGGCCAGGGTCGCCGCAACGGCGGCGGGCGCAATGGCGGCTTCGGTGGTGGCGGTCGCGACGGCGAAGGTCGGGGTCAACGAACCGAGCATGCTCGCAGCAGCGGCGACGGCAATGGCAATGGGCGCTCCAACCGGACCGAGCGAACTGACGATCGCCCCTCTCGCAGCGGCCCGCGCGACGCTCGTCGTGCCGGCACTGAGTCGGGTCGTCCCGGTCGGCCGAACGCCTCGGGTCGTCCCGGCACGGCCAAGGTCAACGACGGCACCAAAAAGAAGAAGGGTCCGAAGGTGTCTTCGCGATCGGGGAAGCCCCGCCCGAAGAACAAGCGCGGCGGTACCGGCCGTCGGCCCTGA
- a CDS encoding thioesterase family protein, producing the protein MSFLRATSVSPDKSVDGRYHGEVHDGWDIGGNANGGYLISIAARAMAAASGRAHPVTLTAHYLSPGRPGPVTIDTEIVKSGKSFVTVTGSMRAEGKPVLQLLGAFSDIKPTGDVLLANGAPPDLPPVEECIARSDAADHPDLPPFHNKVELRLHPEDSVSAEGVRSGKALVRGWFRLIDDEPLDAFALLQASDAFPPTIFNANLPVAWVPTLELTVQVRSDPAPGWLRGVFTTRFVTDGLLEEDAELWDSTGRLVALSRQLALVPRVPS; encoded by the coding sequence ATGTCGTTCCTTCGAGCCACCTCCGTTTCCCCTGACAAAAGCGTCGACGGTCGCTACCACGGCGAGGTTCACGATGGGTGGGACATCGGCGGCAACGCCAACGGTGGCTATCTCATCTCGATCGCGGCTCGGGCCATGGCCGCTGCCAGCGGCCGAGCGCACCCGGTGACGCTGACGGCCCACTATCTGTCGCCCGGTCGTCCCGGGCCGGTCACCATCGACACCGAGATCGTGAAGTCCGGCAAGTCGTTCGTCACCGTCACCGGCTCGATGCGGGCCGAGGGCAAACCCGTGCTGCAGTTGCTGGGTGCGTTCTCCGACATCAAGCCGACCGGCGACGTCCTGCTCGCCAACGGCGCCCCGCCCGACCTTCCCCCGGTCGAGGAGTGCATTGCACGATCTGATGCCGCCGACCACCCCGACCTTCCCCCATTCCACAACAAGGTGGAACTGCGGCTGCATCCCGAAGACTCGGTGTCGGCCGAAGGTGTCCGCTCCGGCAAGGCACTCGTGCGCGGGTGGTTCCGCCTGATCGATGACGAGCCCCTCGACGCCTTCGCCCTCCTACAGGCAAGCGACGCCTTCCCTCCGACGATCTTCAACGCCAACCTCCCGGTGGCGTGGGTGCCCACCCTCGAACTCACCGTGCAGGTCCGGTCCGACCCGGCACCGGGCTGGTTGCGGGGCGTGTTCACCACTCGATTCGTCACGGACGGACTCCTCGAAGAAGACGCCGAGCTCTGGGATTCGACCGGCCGTCTGGTGGCGCTGTCCCGCCAATTGGCACTGGTCCCGAGGGTCCCGTCGTAG
- a CDS encoding site-specific DNA-methyltransferase: protein MQEIDLVFVVGGRVGQRRKTTTSNFGVGGRESHDSTPFYDRFRAPELSDDQHIPAPKPIAEPFICGDARDMDEIDDGSVALVVTSPPYFAGKQYEEELDREGVPASYLEYLEMLTDVFAECVRKLEPGGRLAVNVANLGRKPYRSLSADVIRILEHDLGMLLRGELIWQKAEGASGSCAWGSFRSAANPVLRDISERVIIASKGRFDRAKTVKQRLAEGLPHESTILTEDFMASTLDIWPIPPESARRVGHPAPFPVELPEQLIRLYTFKDDLVLDPFMGSGSSLVAAARLGRRYAGYDLDSSYVEIARERVATETRASVAPTVTVVENDSSAPAPVVDLREQPENFQSRATKEGKAAQKLAEELLDEAGFVIDERNRRIRKTGVTVNFIAKDNNGDSWYFDVSGAFTSHRGGLLRTDTVWKCLGRAHALRGDEGRGRVPLVFLTSHLPRTPSDGDTALRTAGPNAFFDAIEMLSEDSLKRLSLYAQGGYVDNPQPGFWTVADLARRIG from the coding sequence GAGTGGGACAACGACGAAAGACGACCACCTCCAACTTTGGCGTCGGGGGGCGTGAGAGTCACGACTCGACTCCTTTCTACGATCGATTTCGTGCACCCGAGCTGAGCGATGACCAACACATCCCTGCCCCGAAACCGATCGCCGAACCGTTCATCTGTGGCGACGCCCGCGATATGGACGAGATTGACGACGGGTCTGTCGCTCTCGTCGTCACGTCCCCTCCCTACTTTGCAGGCAAGCAATACGAGGAAGAACTGGACCGCGAAGGTGTTCCTGCGTCGTATCTCGAGTACCTCGAGATGCTTACGGACGTCTTTGCCGAGTGCGTGCGCAAGCTCGAGCCGGGTGGCCGGTTGGCCGTCAACGTCGCAAACCTCGGACGCAAGCCGTATCGCAGCTTGTCGGCTGACGTCATCCGAATCCTCGAGCACGATCTAGGGATGCTGCTGCGCGGCGAGCTGATCTGGCAAAAGGCTGAGGGCGCGAGCGGATCATGCGCCTGGGGCTCGTTCCGCAGCGCAGCGAACCCGGTACTCCGCGACATCAGCGAGCGAGTCATCATCGCGAGCAAGGGTCGCTTCGACCGTGCCAAGACTGTGAAGCAGCGGCTTGCGGAGGGGCTTCCCCACGAGAGCACCATTCTCACAGAGGACTTCATGGCCTCGACTCTCGATATCTGGCCTATCCCACCAGAGTCAGCACGACGCGTCGGCCACCCGGCACCGTTTCCAGTCGAACTCCCAGAACAGCTCATCCGCCTGTACACGTTCAAGGATGATCTGGTTCTCGACCCATTCATGGGATCTGGTTCGTCGCTCGTTGCAGCCGCCCGGCTCGGACGTCGATACGCCGGCTACGACCTTGATTCCAGCTACGTCGAGATCGCTCGCGAACGAGTCGCCACTGAGACTCGAGCATCGGTCGCACCGACGGTCACCGTTGTCGAGAACGACTCGAGTGCGCCGGCCCCGGTCGTTGATCTGCGAGAGCAACCGGAGAACTTCCAGAGCCGTGCGACCAAGGAGGGGAAGGCTGCACAGAAGCTCGCTGAAGAGCTACTCGACGAGGCTGGATTCGTCATCGACGAACGCAACCGGCGGATCAGAAAGACGGGTGTGACCGTCAACTTCATCGCCAAGGACAACAACGGCGACTCCTGGTACTTCGACGTATCAGGAGCATTCACAAGCCACCGCGGCGGATTGCTGAGAACCGACACCGTCTGGAAGTGTCTGGGCCGAGCGCACGCCCTCCGCGGAGATGAAGGACGAGGACGAGTACCGCTTGTTTTCCTCACCAGTCATCTGCCGAGGACACCAAGCGACGGGGACACCGCCTTAAGGACCGCTGGTCCGAACGCCTTCTTCGACGCCATCGAGATGCTGTCGGAGGACAGCCTCAAACGGCTCAGCCTCTACGCGCAGGGAGGATACGTCGACAATCCTCAACCAGGTTTTTGGACGGTAGCGGATCTCGCTCGGCGAATAGGCTGA
- a CDS encoding histone-like nucleoid-structuring protein Lsr2, with protein sequence MTVVVDFVIARNPDADSTLPYVVRLPLRSGTVLLKTRELWPRASKVYCHPTTVWPDEPEIVETTPIRSIERRGVSIDLVLDRARENRSQFIFTKGRGRDMVFWQSARTAKQARPSVRTPTARAAGQVLDIIVDTRERYAWKFGQQQASTRAEALAVGDYAVRDPQTDTLIAVVERKSLGDLVSTITGGKLWTLLAALADQPHSAVVIEDRYSAVFKLEHQRPLGIIEAIAEAGVRYPRVPIVFAESRQLAQEWTYRFFGAAVQHRLDDDAGRRRLAAATVEPAPPVTTADIRAWAIEAGHEVAAKGRLRPDVVAAYHAAHPH encoded by the coding sequence GTGACCGTTGTGGTCGACTTCGTGATTGCTCGGAACCCTGACGCCGATTCGACGTTGCCCTACGTCGTCCGGCTCCCACTCCGCAGCGGCACCGTGTTGCTCAAGACACGCGAACTGTGGCCCCGAGCCTCGAAGGTCTACTGCCACCCGACGACCGTGTGGCCCGACGAACCCGAGATCGTCGAGACGACACCGATTCGATCGATCGAACGCCGCGGTGTGTCCATCGACCTCGTGCTCGATCGAGCACGCGAGAACCGCTCACAGTTCATCTTCACCAAGGGACGTGGGCGCGACATGGTCTTCTGGCAGTCGGCCAGAACGGCGAAACAAGCACGCCCGTCGGTCCGGACGCCGACCGCTCGTGCCGCCGGGCAGGTACTCGACATCATCGTGGACACACGGGAGCGATACGCGTGGAAGTTCGGCCAGCAGCAAGCGAGTACTCGTGCCGAAGCTCTCGCTGTCGGCGACTACGCCGTACGCGACCCCCAGACCGACACGCTGATCGCCGTCGTCGAACGCAAGTCGCTCGGTGATCTCGTCTCGACCATCACCGGCGGCAAGCTGTGGACCTTGCTCGCCGCACTCGCCGACCAGCCACACTCGGCCGTGGTGATCGAGGATCGCTACTCGGCCGTGTTCAAACTCGAACACCAGCGTCCGCTCGGCATCATCGAAGCGATCGCCGAAGCCGGCGTGCGCTATCCCCGAGTCCCCATCGTGTTCGCCGAGAGCCGGCAGCTGGCCCAGGAGTGGACCTATCGGTTCTTCGGGGCTGCAGTGCAGCACCGACTCGATGATGACGCCGGTCGCCGCCGACTCGCCGCGGCCACTGTCGAGCCGGCACCACCGGTGACGACGGCCGACATCCGGGCCTGGGCGATCGAGGCGGGCCACGAGGTCGCGGCCAAGGGTCGGCTGCGGCCCGATGTCGTCGCCGCCTATCACGCCGCCCATCCCCACTGA
- a CDS encoding adenine phosphoribosyltransferase — protein sequence MAAAALDPDLEARLRSVVRTVPDWPHAGIMFRDVTPLFSTADTFRLLTAELCAEADRRNAVSVAGVDARGFIVGAAMAHELGIGFVPIRKAGKLPADVIAESYDLEYGSATVEIHVDSIGLGDRVVLVDDLIATGGTMLAAHRLLTRLGAVIVSAMAIVDLPELGGSAALEAAGLDVYSLLTYEGD from the coding sequence ATGGCCGCAGCTGCGCTCGATCCGGACCTCGAAGCCCGCCTGCGGTCGGTCGTGCGCACCGTGCCCGACTGGCCGCACGCCGGGATCATGTTCCGCGATGTCACCCCACTGTTCTCGACGGCCGACACGTTTCGGTTGTTGACTGCAGAGCTCTGCGCCGAGGCCGATCGGCGCAACGCGGTGTCGGTGGCCGGAGTCGATGCCCGAGGGTTCATCGTCGGCGCCGCCATGGCGCACGAGCTGGGGATCGGGTTCGTCCCCATCCGCAAGGCCGGCAAGCTGCCGGCTGACGTCATCGCCGAGAGTTACGACCTCGAGTACGGATCGGCGACCGTCGAGATCCATGTCGATTCGATCGGCCTCGGCGATCGGGTGGTACTGGTCGACGACCTGATCGCCACCGGTGGCACGATGCTCGCCGCTCATCGCCTGCTCACCCGGCTCGGTGCCGTCATCGTGTCGGCCATGGCGATCGTGGATCTTCCCGAGCTCGGTGGGTCCGCTGCCCTCGAGGCAGCAGGTCTCGACGTCTACTCACTTCTGACCTACGAGGGCGACTGA
- a CDS encoding NAD-dependent succinate-semialdehyde dehydrogenase produces MFINGAWTDAFAGGTFDVTNPATGEVIGTMPDGGSIDATAAIEAAYAAFPAWSTTTAHARAALLRKAHALMLERAEDLARLMTLEQGKPLKAARAEVNYGADFLLYYAEEATRVTGSWIPSSRPDQRFLSIRQPVGVVAAVTPWNYPISMLTRKMGPALAAGCTVVLKPAEATPLCAKAVFELFIDAGIPDGVINMVTALDPRPIGETFTSHPKVAKLTFTGSTPVGRHLAGAAASHLKRVSVELGGHAPFIVFPDADPVRAAKGAAALKFLNSGQACISPNRLYVHRDAADAFISTMVDRVGKVKAGNGFDDGVGVGPLVNEAAVEKVAAQVDDATSKGAEALVGGNRLTDGDFGRGHFYAPTLLTGVTETMTIYREETFGPVAPVIVYDDVDGVIDLANDTNYGLAAYVYSNDITTAMRAFEGLRFGIIGINDVNPTSASAPFGGMGDSGLGREGGPEGISEYLETKLGGFAL; encoded by the coding sequence ATGTTCATCAACGGTGCATGGACCGACGCCTTTGCCGGCGGCACGTTCGACGTGACCAACCCGGCGACGGGCGAGGTGATCGGCACGATGCCCGACGGGGGTTCCATCGATGCGACCGCCGCCATCGAAGCGGCGTACGCCGCCTTCCCGGCCTGGTCGACCACCACCGCCCACGCTCGGGCGGCCCTGCTGCGCAAGGCGCACGCCCTCATGCTCGAGCGGGCCGAAGATCTCGCACGGCTCATGACCCTCGAACAGGGCAAGCCGCTGAAGGCAGCCCGGGCCGAGGTCAACTACGGCGCCGACTTCCTGCTCTACTACGCCGAGGAAGCCACTCGGGTCACCGGTAGCTGGATCCCCTCGTCCCGCCCCGATCAGCGGTTCCTGAGCATCCGTCAGCCGGTCGGTGTGGTTGCAGCGGTCACGCCGTGGAACTACCCGATCTCCATGCTCACCCGGAAGATGGGGCCAGCCCTCGCTGCTGGTTGCACGGTGGTCCTGAAGCCGGCCGAGGCCACGCCACTGTGTGCGAAGGCCGTCTTCGAACTGTTCATCGACGCCGGGATTCCCGACGGTGTCATCAACATGGTCACCGCGCTCGACCCACGACCGATCGGCGAGACCTTCACCAGCCACCCCAAGGTGGCCAAGCTCACCTTCACCGGATCCACGCCGGTCGGGCGTCACCTGGCCGGTGCAGCGGCAAGCCACCTCAAGCGGGTGTCGGTCGAGCTCGGCGGACATGCCCCGTTCATCGTCTTCCCCGACGCCGACCCTGTACGTGCCGCAAAGGGAGCTGCGGCCCTCAAGTTCCTCAATTCGGGCCAGGCGTGCATCAGCCCGAACCGGCTGTACGTCCACCGAGACGCCGCCGATGCGTTCATCTCCACCATGGTCGACCGTGTCGGCAAGGTGAAGGCGGGCAACGGCTTCGACGACGGTGTGGGCGTCGGTCCACTTGTTAACGAGGCCGCGGTCGAGAAGGTGGCCGCTCAGGTCGACGACGCAACGAGCAAGGGGGCCGAAGCACTCGTCGGCGGCAACCGGTTGACCGACGGCGACTTCGGCCGGGGCCACTTCTACGCCCCCACCCTCCTCACCGGTGTCACCGAGACGATGACCATCTACCGCGAGGAGACCTTCGGACCGGTCGCCCCGGTCATCGTCTACGACGACGTCGATGGCGTCATCGATCTCGCCAACGACACCAACTACGGGCTTGCGGCCTACGTGTACAGCAACGACATCACCACGGCGATGCGTGCCTTCGAAGGCCTGCGGTTCGGCATCATCGGCATCAACGACGTCAACCCCACCTCGGCCTCTGCGCCCTTCGGTGGTATGGGCGACTCGGGCCTCGGCCGCGAAGGCGGCCCCGAGGGCATCAGCGAGTATCTCGAGACGAAGCTGGGTGGCTTCGCGCTCTGA
- a CDS encoding TetR/AcrR family transcriptional regulator produces the protein MRTKRLLTTALLELIQERRWEKINVQDLLDRTGVSRSTFYAHYENKLDVLTSGIPTVADSLVVDPAGTIDLEPLIRHVDEMAPVFAPLLSQPVLGEIVLRFHRELVEVITPLVETPLAADFIAGGLLAAIRAHVSQPTRRHPDEVVAELAILVEAALG, from the coding sequence GTGCGGACCAAGCGACTCCTCACCACTGCCCTCCTCGAGCTGATCCAGGAGCGGCGCTGGGAGAAGATCAACGTCCAGGATCTACTGGACCGCACGGGTGTCAGCCGATCGACCTTCTATGCGCACTACGAGAACAAGCTCGACGTGCTCACCTCCGGGATTCCGACCGTCGCCGACTCACTCGTCGTCGACCCCGCAGGAACGATCGACCTCGAGCCACTCATTCGACACGTCGACGAAATGGCCCCTGTTTTTGCGCCACTGCTCAGCCAGCCCGTGCTCGGCGAGATCGTCCTCCGGTTCCACCGTGAGCTGGTCGAGGTGATCACACCACTCGTGGAGACGCCGCTGGCTGCCGACTTCATCGCCGGGGGACTTCTCGCCGCCATCCGGGCCCACGTGTCCCAGCCGACGCGCCGACACCCCGACGAGGTGGTGGCCGAGCTGGCCATCCTCGTCGAGGCGGCGCTTGGGTAG
- a CDS encoding TetR/AcrR family transcriptional regulator encodes MTADRVIDGAIALADQIGIEALTIRKLAEAIDVKPMTIYHHLPNKEAIIDGMVDRVFSEIELPPVDLDWRAAIGVRCHSMRAVLARHPWASPLMETRTTPGVATLQHHDAVIGCFRRAGFSWVLVGHAFAIIDAFMFGFALQESTLPATDGDEMSELAASIFSEMPADLFPHLIDFTMSHVMQPGYDFRLEFEFGLGLILDGLEAASRTQ; translated from the coding sequence TTGACCGCCGATCGCGTGATCGATGGCGCCATTGCCCTCGCTGACCAGATCGGCATCGAGGCGCTCACGATTCGCAAGCTCGCCGAAGCGATCGACGTCAAGCCGATGACGATCTACCACCACCTCCCGAACAAGGAAGCGATCATCGATGGCATGGTCGACCGGGTCTTCTCGGAGATCGAGCTTCCGCCCGTCGACCTCGACTGGCGAGCCGCCATCGGGGTGCGCTGTCACTCCATGCGGGCCGTGCTGGCACGCCACCCCTGGGCGTCACCGCTGATGGAGACGCGCACCACTCCGGGTGTCGCCACCTTGCAGCACCACGACGCCGTCATCGGGTGCTTCCGGCGGGCCGGGTTCTCGTGGGTACTGGTCGGGCATGCGTTCGCCATCATCGACGCCTTCATGTTCGGCTTCGCCCTCCAGGAGTCGACGCTGCCCGCAACCGACGGTGACGAGATGAGCGAGTTGGCGGCCTCGATCTTCTCCGAGATGCCGGCCGACCTCTTCCCCCACCTCATCGACTTCACCATGAGCCACGTGATGCAGCCCGGCTACGACTTCCGGCTCGAGTTCGAGTTCGGACTCGGTCTGATCCTCGACGGCCTGGAGGCCGCCAGCCGGACCCAGTGA
- a CDS encoding VOC family protein — protein sequence MYNSISRSTTYVLDQDEALDFYVNTLGLEVANDIDMGFMRWLTVRLPGDPVREILLERPGPPMMDDATASQVRELLSKGAVAGALFLTTDDAQETYETLVARGVDVTDEPTSRPYGIDFGIRDPFGNAIRIGQMADDQPTK from the coding sequence ATGTACAACTCCATCAGCCGCTCCACCACCTACGTGCTCGACCAAGACGAGGCCCTCGACTTCTACGTGAACACGCTCGGCCTCGAGGTCGCGAACGACATCGACATGGGCTTCATGCGCTGGCTCACCGTGCGACTGCCCGGCGACCCCGTGCGGGAGATCCTGCTCGAACGTCCGGGTCCGCCGATGATGGATGACGCCACGGCCTCACAGGTCCGCGAACTCCTCAGCAAGGGCGCCGTCGCCGGTGCGCTGTTCCTCACCACCGACGACGCCCAGGAGACCTACGAGACGCTCGTCGCACGAGGCGTCGACGTGACCGACGAGCCGACGTCTCGGCCCTACGGCATCGACTTCGGCATCCGCGATCCCTTCGGCAACGCCATCCGCATCGGCCAGATGGCCGACGACCAGCCAACCAAGTAG